A part of Kitasatospora acidiphila genomic DNA contains:
- a CDS encoding serine/threonine protein kinase: MLKGKSIAKRAAVTLGATSLVTAAFLTTPANAVSDDKYGAAAICGSGYAPLDAITVLNSSTVYLSYNGAWDCVVTMHNSGTWGSPTPETSAWVGTTPNPPASQTDSGNYSYYAGPVKVYAPGQCIYWGGGDYWGHFSEGPNHCG, from the coding sequence ATGCTCAAGGGCAAGTCCATCGCCAAGCGGGCAGCCGTCACGCTCGGTGCCACCTCGCTGGTCACGGCCGCGTTCCTCACCACCCCCGCCAACGCCGTGTCCGACGACAAGTACGGCGCCGCCGCGATCTGCGGCTCGGGCTACGCGCCGCTCGACGCGATCACCGTCCTCAACTCGTCGACCGTCTACCTCTCGTACAACGGTGCCTGGGACTGCGTGGTCACCATGCACAACAGCGGCACCTGGGGCTCGCCGACCCCCGAGACCAGCGCCTGGGTGGGCACCACACCCAACCCGCCGGCCTCGCAGACCGACTCGGGCAACTACTCGTACTACGCCGGCCCGGTCAAGGTGTACGCCCCGGGGCAGTGCATCTACTGGGGCGGCGGCGACTACTGGGGCCACTTCAGCGAGGGCCCGAACCACTGCGGCTGA
- a CDS encoding TIGR03936 family radical SAM-associated protein, giving the protein MQRIRLRYTKRGRLRFTSHRDFQRAFERALRRSAVPMAYSAGFTPHPKVSYANAAPTGVASEAEYLEIGLAEVRDPEALRAQLDDSLPIGLDIVAAVEVRTPNFAERLEASLWELRLPEVSEEAAGRAIELFLGAESVEVERKTKNGVRVFDARGAVAGLELVPAQVGLGPVGESAVTSDVRTGRPCAILRLVVRHATPAVRPDDVLSGLRATADLALPVPAEVTRLAQGPLDEETGTVTDPLALDRAAAPAVPSEAAVEPQAAASA; this is encoded by the coding sequence GTGCAGCGCATCCGCCTGCGCTACACGAAGCGGGGCCGTCTGCGCTTCACAAGCCACCGTGACTTCCAGCGCGCGTTCGAGCGGGCGCTGCGCCGCTCGGCCGTGCCCATGGCGTATTCGGCAGGCTTCACCCCGCACCCCAAGGTCTCCTACGCGAACGCTGCGCCGACCGGGGTGGCCAGTGAGGCCGAGTACCTGGAGATCGGCCTGGCCGAGGTCCGGGACCCGGAGGCGCTCCGCGCGCAGCTGGACGATTCGCTGCCGATCGGCCTGGACATCGTGGCCGCGGTCGAGGTCCGCACCCCGAACTTCGCGGAGCGGCTGGAGGCCTCGCTCTGGGAGCTGCGGCTGCCGGAGGTCTCCGAGGAGGCGGCCGGGCGGGCGATCGAGCTGTTCCTGGGCGCGGAGAGCGTCGAGGTCGAACGCAAGACCAAGAACGGTGTGCGGGTCTTCGACGCGCGCGGTGCCGTGGCCGGGCTGGAACTGGTCCCGGCGCAGGTCGGACTTGGTCCGGTCGGGGAATCCGCAGTCACCTCCGATGTTCGTACCGGCCGACCCTGTGCGATACTGCGCCTGGTAGTACGACACGCCACACCCGCCGTACGACCAGACGACGTCTTGTCCGGTCTCCGTGCGACGGCCGACCTGGCGCTGCCGGTCCCCGCTGAGGTGACCAGGCTGGCGCAGGGGCCGCTCGATGAGGAGACCGGCACGGTGACCGACCCGCTGGCGCTCGACCGCGCTGCGGCCCCGGCCGTCCCATCGGAGGCGGCCGTCGAGCCGCAGGCCGCAGCGTCCGCCTAG
- the rplU gene encoding 50S ribosomal protein L21: protein MYAIVRAGGRQHKVAVGDVLEIDRVDVKQGDSVELSTILVVDGEAVTSDPWVLAGIKVHAEVVDHTKGEKITILRYKNKTGYRRRQGHRQRHTAVRITSIDSAK, encoded by the coding sequence ATGTACGCGATCGTTCGCGCCGGCGGCCGCCAGCACAAGGTCGCCGTGGGCGACGTGCTGGAGATCGACCGTGTTGACGTCAAGCAGGGTGACTCGGTGGAGCTCTCGACCATCCTGGTCGTCGACGGTGAGGCCGTCACCTCCGACCCGTGGGTCCTCGCCGGCATCAAGGTCCACGCCGAGGTCGTCGACCACACCAAGGGCGAGAAGATCACGATCCTCCGCTACAAGAACAAGACCGGCTACCGTCGGCGCCAGGGTCACCGCCAGCGCCACACCGCCGTCCGCATCACGAGCATCGACTCCGCGAAGTAA
- the rpmA gene encoding 50S ribosomal protein L27: MAHKKGASSTRNGRDSNAQRLGVKRFGGQVVSAGEILVRQRGTHFHPGAGVGRGGDDTLFALTAGAVQFGNRRGRKVVNIVAVEA, translated from the coding sequence ATGGCACACAAGAAGGGCGCAAGCTCTACCCGTAACGGCCGTGACTCGAACGCCCAGCGCCTCGGCGTCAAGCGTTTCGGCGGCCAGGTCGTCAGCGCCGGCGAGATCCTGGTCCGCCAGCGCGGCACCCACTTCCACCCGGGCGCGGGCGTCGGTCGCGGTGGCGACGACACCCTGTTCGCGCTGACCGCCGGTGCGGTTCAGTTCGGCAACCGTCGCGGCCGCAAGGTCGTCAACATCGTGGCCGTCGAGGCCTGA
- the obgE gene encoding GTPase ObgE gives MTTFVDRVELHVAAGNGGHGCASVHREKFKPLGGPDGGNGGEGGSVTLVVDSQITTLLDYHHSRSRKAGNGKPGAGANRAGANGEDLVLPVPDGTVVLDRKGNVLADLVGHGTSFVAAAGGRGGLGNAALASARRKAPGFALLGEPGEVRDIVMELKSVADVALVGYPSAGKSSLISVLSAAKPKIADYPFTTLVPNLGVVTAGETVYTVADVPGLIPGASQGKGLGLEFLRHVERCSVLVHVLDCATLEPGRDPLSDLETIEAELAQYGGLEDRPRLVALNKVDVPDGQDIADLTRASLEERGYRVFEVSAASRKGLRELSFAMAGIVAEARAAKPVQESTRIVLRPAAVDDAGFTVTEEDGAYRVRGVKPERWVRQTDFSNDEAVGYLADRLARLGVEEGLWKAGAHEGDTVIIGPDESAVVFDWEPTMAAGAEMLGRRGEDHRFETQRPAVDRRRDRQKGRDAAEAEYLAFEALSSGRPAELDDDED, from the coding sequence ATGACCACCTTCGTGGACCGCGTCGAACTGCACGTCGCCGCGGGTAACGGAGGCCACGGCTGCGCCTCCGTGCACCGGGAGAAGTTCAAGCCGCTCGGCGGACCGGACGGCGGCAACGGCGGTGAGGGCGGCAGCGTCACCCTGGTGGTGGACTCCCAGATCACCACCCTGCTGGACTACCACCACTCGCGTTCCCGCAAGGCCGGCAACGGCAAGCCGGGCGCGGGCGCCAACCGGGCCGGCGCCAACGGCGAGGACCTGGTGCTGCCGGTGCCGGACGGCACGGTGGTGCTGGACCGCAAGGGCAACGTGCTGGCCGACCTGGTCGGCCACGGCACCTCCTTCGTCGCCGCGGCGGGCGGCCGCGGCGGCCTGGGCAACGCGGCGCTGGCCTCGGCCCGCCGCAAGGCCCCCGGCTTCGCGCTGCTCGGCGAGCCGGGCGAGGTCCGCGACATCGTCATGGAGCTCAAGTCGGTCGCCGACGTGGCCCTGGTGGGCTACCCCAGCGCCGGCAAGTCCTCGCTGATCTCGGTGCTCTCGGCCGCCAAGCCGAAGATCGCCGACTACCCGTTCACCACCCTGGTCCCGAACCTGGGCGTGGTCACCGCCGGCGAGACCGTCTACACCGTCGCCGACGTGCCGGGCCTGATCCCGGGCGCCAGCCAGGGCAAGGGCCTGGGCCTGGAGTTCCTGCGCCACGTGGAGCGCTGCAGCGTGCTGGTGCACGTGCTGGACTGCGCCACCCTGGAGCCCGGTCGCGACCCGCTCTCCGACCTGGAGACCATCGAGGCCGAGCTGGCCCAGTACGGCGGCCTGGAGGACCGGCCGCGGCTGGTCGCGCTCAACAAGGTGGACGTGCCGGACGGCCAGGACATCGCCGACCTGACCCGGGCCTCGCTGGAGGAGCGCGGCTACCGGGTGTTCGAGGTCTCCGCCGCCTCCCGCAAGGGCCTGCGCGAGCTGAGCTTCGCGATGGCCGGGATCGTCGCCGAGGCGCGCGCCGCCAAGCCGGTGCAGGAGTCCACCCGGATCGTGCTGCGTCCGGCGGCCGTGGACGACGCGGGCTTCACCGTCACCGAGGAGGACGGCGCCTACCGGGTGCGCGGTGTCAAGCCGGAGCGCTGGGTGCGGCAGACCGACTTCAGCAACGACGAGGCGGTCGGCTACCTCGCCGACCGGCTGGCCCGGCTCGGTGTCGAAGAGGGCCTGTGGAAGGCCGGCGCCCACGAGGGTGACACGGTCATCATCGGCCCCGACGAGAGTGCCGTGGTCTTCGACTGGGAGCCGACCATGGCCGCCGGTGCCGAGATGCTCGGCCGCCGCGGCGAGGACCACCGCTTCGAGACCCAGCGTCCGGCCGTGGACCGCCGCCGCGACCGGCAGAAGGGCCGGGACGCCGCCGAGGCCGAGTACCTCGCGTTCGAGGCGCTCTCCTCGGGCCGCCCGGCCGAGCTCGACGACGACGAGGACTGA
- the proB gene encoding glutamate 5-kinase, translating to MSEQTLRQDVLTARRIVVKVGSSSLTTAAGGLDADRVDALVDALARRLGEPDAPEIVLVSSGAIAAGLAPLGLAKRPSDLARQQAAASVGQGLLVARYTASFARYGRRVGQVLLTAEDASRRAHYRNAYRTLDQLLAMGAVPIVNENDTVATAEIKFGDNDRLAALVAHLVRADLLILLSDVDGLYDGDPSRPGTRRLAEVHGPQDLAGIEIGSAGKAGVGTGGMVTKVEAARIATGAGIPVVLTAARHAADALAGRPTGTLFTRTGSRSADRLLWLAHASTPRGALHLDEGAVRAVVEGGKSLLPAGVTKVDGDFAAGDPVDLLAENGHIVARGLVNFDARELPRLLGRSTRDLAQELGAAYEREVIHRDDLVVLRG from the coding sequence ATGAGCGAGCAGACACTGCGCCAAGACGTGCTGACGGCCCGTCGGATCGTGGTCAAGGTCGGCTCCTCCTCGCTCACCACCGCGGCCGGCGGTCTGGACGCCGACCGGGTGGACGCGCTGGTCGACGCGCTGGCCCGGCGCCTCGGCGAGCCGGACGCCCCGGAGATCGTGCTGGTCTCCTCCGGGGCGATCGCGGCCGGCCTGGCGCCGCTGGGCCTGGCCAAGCGCCCCTCGGACCTGGCCCGCCAGCAGGCCGCCGCCAGCGTCGGCCAGGGCCTGCTGGTGGCCCGCTACACCGCCTCGTTCGCCCGCTACGGACGCCGGGTCGGCCAGGTGCTGCTGACCGCCGAGGACGCCAGCCGCCGCGCGCACTACCGCAACGCCTACCGCACCCTGGACCAGCTGCTGGCGATGGGCGCGGTGCCGATCGTCAACGAGAACGACACGGTGGCCACCGCCGAGATCAAGTTCGGCGACAACGACCGGCTCGCCGCGCTGGTCGCCCACCTGGTCCGGGCCGACCTGCTGATCCTGCTCTCCGACGTGGACGGCCTCTACGACGGCGACCCGAGCCGCCCCGGCACCCGGCGGCTCGCCGAGGTGCACGGCCCGCAGGACCTGGCGGGCATCGAGATCGGCAGCGCAGGCAAGGCGGGGGTCGGCACCGGCGGCATGGTGACCAAGGTGGAGGCGGCCCGGATCGCCACCGGCGCGGGCATCCCGGTGGTGCTCACCGCCGCCCGGCACGCCGCCGACGCGCTGGCCGGCCGCCCCACCGGCACCCTGTTCACCCGCACCGGCTCGCGCAGCGCCGACCGGCTGCTCTGGCTGGCCCACGCCAGCACCCCGCGCGGCGCGCTGCACCTGGACGAGGGCGCGGTGCGGGCCGTGGTGGAGGGCGGCAAGTCGCTGCTGCCGGCCGGGGTGACCAAGGTGGACGGAGACTTCGCCGCCGGGGATCCGGTGGACCTTCTTGCCGAAAACGGCCACATCGTGGCCCGTGGCCTGGTCAACTTTGATGCGAGGGAGCTGCCGCGCCTGCTCGGACGGTCGACCCGGGACCTGGCTCAGGAGTTGGGCGCCGCCTATGAGCGCGAGGTCATCCACCGGGACGACTTGGTGGTGCTGCGCGGCTGA
- a CDS encoding glutamate-5-semialdehyde dehydrogenase, giving the protein MSIDSPVLAAARRARTAAAALAPLPRSAKDAALLAVADALQARGAEITAANAEDVARAREAGTAESVVDRLTLTEERIAAIAADVRRVAGLPDPVGEVVRGYTLPNGLDVRQVRVPLGVVGIIYEARPNVTVDAAALCLKSGNAVLLRGSASAYRSNAALVAVVREAVEAAGLPADAVQLVPGESRDSVTELMRARGLVDVLIPRGGASLIRTVVEGSTVPVIETGTGNCHVYVDARTDLAMAVGILLNSKAQRVSVCNAAETLLVHQDVAQEFLPLALAALAEAGVTVHGDDAVLELAAGSPATVVPATDEDWGAEYLSLDLAAAVVPSLEAAVEHIRQWSSGHTEAIVTTSQAAARRFTQLVDSTTVAVNASTRFTDGGEFGFGAEIGISTQKLHARGPMGLPELTSTKYIVTGDGHVRGEARQTVGG; this is encoded by the coding sequence ATGAGCATCGACAGCCCCGTCCTCGCCGCCGCGCGCCGCGCCCGGACCGCCGCGGCCGCACTCGCCCCGCTGCCGCGTTCGGCCAAGGACGCCGCGCTGCTGGCGGTCGCCGACGCACTCCAGGCGCGCGGCGCGGAGATCACCGCCGCCAACGCCGAGGACGTCGCCCGGGCCCGGGAGGCCGGCACCGCCGAGTCGGTGGTCGACCGGCTCACCCTGACCGAGGAGCGGATCGCCGCGATCGCCGCCGATGTGCGCAGGGTCGCCGGACTGCCCGATCCGGTCGGCGAGGTGGTGCGCGGCTACACCCTGCCGAACGGGCTGGACGTGCGCCAGGTCCGGGTGCCGCTGGGCGTGGTCGGCATCATCTACGAGGCCCGGCCCAATGTCACCGTGGACGCGGCCGCGCTCTGCCTGAAGTCGGGCAACGCGGTGCTGCTGCGTGGTTCGGCCTCCGCCTACCGCTCCAACGCCGCCCTGGTCGCCGTGGTCCGCGAGGCCGTCGAGGCGGCCGGGCTGCCGGCCGACGCGGTGCAGCTGGTGCCGGGGGAGAGCCGGGACTCGGTGACCGAGCTGATGCGGGCCCGCGGCCTGGTGGACGTGCTGATCCCGCGCGGCGGCGCCTCGCTGATCAGGACGGTGGTGGAGGGCTCCACCGTGCCGGTGATCGAGACCGGCACCGGCAACTGCCACGTCTACGTGGACGCGCGGACCGACCTGGCGATGGCGGTCGGCATCCTGCTCAACTCCAAGGCGCAGCGGGTGAGCGTCTGCAACGCCGCCGAGACGCTGCTGGTGCACCAGGACGTTGCTCAGGAGTTCCTGCCGCTCGCGCTGGCCGCGCTGGCCGAAGCCGGGGTGACGGTGCACGGCGACGACGCGGTGCTCGAGCTGGCCGCCGGCTCGCCCGCCACCGTGGTGCCGGCCACCGACGAGGACTGGGGCGCGGAGTACCTCTCCCTGGACCTGGCCGCCGCCGTGGTGCCCTCGCTGGAGGCCGCGGTGGAGCACATCCGCCAGTGGTCCTCCGGCCACACCGAGGCGATCGTCACCACCTCGCAGGCGGCCGCCCGCCGCTTCACCCAGCTGGTGGACTCGACCACCGTCGCGGTCAACGCCTCCACCCGGTTCACCGACGGGGGTGAGTTCGGCTTCGGCGCGGAGATCGGCATCTCCACCCAGAAGCTGCACGCCCGCGGCCCGATGGGGCTGCCGGAGCTGACCTCCACCAAGTACATCGTCACTGGTGACGGACACGTGCGCGGCGAGGCCCGGCAGACCGTCGGCGGCTGA
- a CDS encoding SCO2583 family membrane protein — MGDPGEPPEGVPEGGSGSDDEYRSVVFDESFVRAARITELSAMERLGGAPRGIRRKTGFGLLGSLPRQALILLLLIVVAFGAAVYFGLTAPHRDIAGVGGSQLTNELTALTPASGGVPTVDPSSPFANLAAAAGYADGSAGFGLPAARTSTADFTQAQVGTAVDTVRRYLVASEVSPAVLAQGATAPVRALVTPGEQGQFDQSAANPGDDQHHTLTGWMVRFDPMKVSLASDTVKVAGTVTVRELDASTLELTADHTLVYALRPAGATVNGPVTLYSIRREVRFDLDRTDLVNGQLRVVDTVQQAGPSACDAAQFEYFQPLAAGGTGPLTAHPGTIDPGDRSHPAWQSCAVMGGPLG; from the coding sequence ATGGGTGACCCGGGTGAGCCTCCGGAGGGTGTGCCCGAGGGCGGTTCCGGAAGCGATGACGAATACCGATCCGTCGTCTTCGACGAGTCGTTCGTCCGGGCTGCCCGGATCACCGAGCTGTCCGCCATGGAGCGCCTCGGCGGCGCCCCGCGCGGGATCCGGCGCAAGACGGGATTCGGGCTGCTCGGTTCGCTGCCCCGGCAGGCGCTGATCCTGCTGCTGCTCATCGTGGTGGCCTTCGGAGCGGCCGTGTACTTCGGGCTCACCGCCCCGCACCGCGACATCGCCGGCGTCGGCGGCAGCCAGCTCACCAATGAGCTGACCGCGCTCACCCCGGCCTCCGGCGGCGTGCCGACCGTCGACCCGAGCAGCCCGTTCGCCAACCTCGCGGCCGCGGCGGGCTACGCGGACGGCAGCGCGGGCTTCGGCCTGCCTGCCGCCCGCACCAGCACGGCGGACTTCACCCAGGCCCAGGTGGGCACCGCGGTGGACACCGTGCGCCGCTACCTGGTGGCCTCCGAGGTCTCCCCGGCGGTGCTGGCCCAGGGCGCGACGGCCCCGGTGCGGGCCCTGGTGACGCCGGGTGAGCAGGGTCAGTTCGACCAGAGCGCCGCGAACCCCGGCGACGACCAGCACCACACGCTGACCGGCTGGATGGTCCGGTTCGACCCGATGAAGGTGTCGCTGGCCAGCGACACGGTCAAGGTGGCCGGTACCGTGACGGTGCGCGAGCTGGACGCCTCGACCCTGGAGCTGACCGCCGACCACACCCTGGTCTACGCGCTCCGCCCGGCCGGGGCGACGGTGAACGGCCCGGTGACCCTCTACTCGATCCGCCGCGAGGTCCGCTTCGACCTGGACCGCACCGACCTGGTGAACGGCCAGCTGCGGGTGGTCGACACCGTCCAGCAGGCCGGCCCGAGTGCCTGCGACGCCGCGCAGTTCGAGTACTTCCAGCCGCTGGCCGCCGGCGGCACCGGCCCGCTCACCGCCCACCCCGGCACGATCGACCCGGGCGACCGCTCGCACCCCGCGTGGCAGAGCTGCGCGGTCATGGGCGGCCCGCTGGGTTGA